The region GGACCACCGCAAAAGCAGCCAAAAGTCTTGCACATATGCAAGGCAATAAAGTTTACATGCTCACTAATAAGAAGTTTGATAACCTCGATATCCTGGGTTATTCAGACATTGGTTCTGCGAGATGTGTGGATATTAAAGTTTTCACGTTATGTTACATCCTCACTCTCGCACATGGAGCTTTATCGTGGAAAAGCTCCATGATGATACTGATGGCATTAGAAATAATGCACTTAATTATGTGGCATGTTAAGAGGCTACTGATCAGGTTGTATGTCAAGAAATTTTATTCCCGAAATTATGGTGGTAGACAATTTTTTTAACCACCTACTGCAATATGAACACGCAGTTTTCTATGCGAGTAACAACAAGTTAAATGGTATTGCCAAAACCATTAACAATATGTTTAGTGTTGTGAAAGATAGAATCCAGGATCAAGCTATGGAAGTTGAGCGTACGAATACGATTGAATGTTTTACGGATCCGTTTATTGAAGGCTTACCACCCAATTGTATGATTATGTTGCTAGCATGGGTTGTTGTAAAGCCTTTTGATCCTGGAAGCAAGGACCTTCTAAATAAACCACTCCCTTTAAGAAATATGTTGTCCATGTTGAAGTAGGCTGATGTATTATAAGTATTGAGGTTCAATGGCATTTCATTGGCTGTTGTAACACCTTACTTTTATATATTATTTCTATGGAGAATGGATGAATGAAGTTGAGCCTaatgatcaagggggagaatgttggttGATCTCGGCTCTGACCGGGTAAAAAGTAAAACGTTAAGGGGATGTGCCACGAACCAACGTACGTGGCTGTGACCCCAACAGAAtcgccctgatcgggggcacctCTAACCGACAGATGGTTTTGGTCCCCTATTGCCAGCACACATAAAAAGGGTGGGCCCTGGATACTTATGAGATCTGAGTTCACGTACATGACATCAAGCCCCTGAATTCCCTCAAACCCTACCGATCTAGGGGTGTGCTGAAGCAATGGGaaggccgtttccatcgccggccgccgcaagGCTGTGCCGGCGGCTTCTCGCTGCCACCGGTGAAGCTCCTGGATGAGTTGCTGCCTCTCCACGACTACATCATCATGGTGCCACTGTTGCTGCTCATCCTCGCCACTGGAGATCACGGGCTCCGCTGTGCCTGCATCGAACAAGCCTGTAAGATCTCACGAACCCCTCTGTTAATCATATCCTGGTTATCTAATGCTAGGCAAATGGTCCTATTGCAATAAACCTAAAGCTTTATTTCTAACAAAAGCTACTCGTAAAGAACAACTCTCGGCCTTTCTTTCTGGATCGGGTAACAATTGGAGATTGCGAGCTAGCTCAACTACTTTCACGGTTCGAAGCAAGAAGAAATCAATTGCCCGCCTTTCATCGATAGCTTTTGACGAAGCTGGCCTTTTTCTTTTCTTGAGGAAAAGGAGTTTCCCCTCGATTTTCATTAAGAAACTACACCACCACAGCAATGCTCCCATCAGCAGTGTAAATAGGAAAATACCGGGCGGCTTGAGCCTAGCCACGGCAcacctctcatatatatatattacaGGGAAGATTTACAATTACAGGGAGTCCATTGGATGGAAACCTATCTATTCGGAGGTAATACAACTTGTACACCAAGTTGTCTAGAAGCCGTAGCTCTGTTGGTCTCTAACACGCCCCCGCAGTCTGAACCGGGAATGATAGTGACCTGAAGACTGGAGCGAAAATCTCGGAATAGAGCTGTCGGTAAACCTTTCGTGAAGATGTCCGCAAATTGCAATGTTGAGGGAACATGTAGAACACGAACTGCTCCAAGTGCTACCTTCTCTCGAACAAAATGAATGTCCAACTCGATATGTTTGGTACGACGATGTTGAACCGGGTTAGCAGACAAGTAGACTGCACTTACATTGTCACAATATACGATAGTAGCACTCGAGATAGGCTTGTGGAGCTCCTGTAATAATTGCCGAACCCAGCAGGACTCAGCGACAGCCGCAGCAACTGCTCGGTATTCAGCCTCTGCACTAGAACGAGAGACTGTCGTCTGTCGACGTGATGACCAGGAGATCAGATTGTCTCCAAGATACATACAAAAGCCAGAAGTGGAACGACGGGTATCCGGACATCCAGCCCAATTGGCATCTGAGTAAGCGGTAAGTGAGTGTGAAGAAGTGCGGTGTAAGGAGAGACCATGATCGAGGGTGCCATTCAAATAGCGAAGGATACGTTTGATGAGAGAAAAGTGAGGTTCACGAGGGTCATGCATATGAAGACAGACTTGCTGGACGGCGTAAGCAATATCTGGTCGAGTTAGAGTGGCATACTGAAGTGCACCGGCAAGGCTACGATATAGAGATGGATCTTGGACCGAAGTACCAAGAGAGGAAGGGAGCTTAGCTTTAGTGTCGATAGGAGTAGTGACCGGGTGACAGTCACGCATGCTAGAACGAGATAAAATATCAAGGATGTATTGCCGTTGAGAGAGATGAAGACCAGTAGGTGAACGAGTGACCGAAATaccaagaaaatgatgaagaggaccTAGGTCCTTCATGGCAAACTCACGAGCCATGGAGGTAGTGATAGTAGTGAGAAAGGATAAGGAGGAAGCGGTGAGAATTATATCATCGACATAGAGAAGAAGATATGCCATGGAAGTACCTTGATGTAGGATAAAGAGAGAAGCGTCTGATTTGGATTCAACGAAACCTATGGAATGTGCAAAGGACGCAAAGCGTTGGAACCAGGCACGAGGTGCCTGTTTAAGACCATATAAAGATTTGAGGAGACGACAAACATGATTAGGATAACGAGGATCAACAAACCCAGAGGGTTGCTGACTATAGACAACCTCATCAAGGTGACCATGAAGGAAGGCATTTTTTACGTCAAGTTGATGGATAGGCCAAGACTGTGAGATGGCTAGAGATAGAACTATGCGAATGGTGGCTGGTTTGACGACAGGACTAAATGTTTCATCGAAATCGACACCCTGTTGTTGGGAGAAGCCACGAACTACCCAACGTGCTTTGTGACGAGAGAGAGAGCCATCGGCATGAAATTTGTGACGAAAGATCCACTTTCCAGTCACAATATTTGCACCGGAGGGTGCAGGTACCAAGGTCCATGTTTTATTGTGGATAAGAGCATCAAACTCCTCTTGCATGGCTTGGCACCAATTGGGATCACGTAACGCTATAAGATAGTTATAGGGCAGAGGTGAAGAGGCTATGGCCGAGAGGTTTAGACGATCGATAGGTGGGGGAAGACGACCGGTGGTAGCACGCGTACGGTGGAGTGgtgcaggaggaggagggggtgctgCGGGTGGAGGTGTACAGACCGCGGGCGTGGGTGTGTGCTGAGAGGACGTGGGCGTGGGTGTACGAGGTGGGCTCGGGAAAGTTAATGGGGATCCGGGAGGGGTTGGTATGGGTGCATGCATAGCGAGTGGAGATGAAGGGGGTGCATGCATGTTGGGTGCGGGTGGAGTAGGTGCATGCACAACGGGTCGGGCGACATGCACAACGAGTGGATCTAAAGGTGGGTCAAATATTTCGGTGCAACGGGGTGGAGAGGGAGATGGGGTTGGTTCATAGGGAAAGGTGGACTCGTCGAAAACTACGTGACGAGAGATGATGATGCGACGGGTAGTTAGATCAAGACAACGGTATCCTTTGTGTCTAGAAGGGTAGCCAAGAAAAATACATTTAGTAGAACGTGGGGAGAGTTTATTAGCGGAGGTGGAGGTAGTATTGGGATAACATAGGCAACCGAAAACACGAAGACGATCATACGGTGGTGGAGAACCTAAGAGTAGTGTATACGGCGTGAGGAATTTTGTAGAAGAGGTGGGTCGAATATTAATGAGAAAAGTGGATGTGTGGAGAGCTTCGGCCCAAAAAGATGGTGGGAGAGAGGCTTGAATTAAGAGGGTGCGAATGACATTGTTGGTGGTGCGGATAGCTCGTTCGGCCTTGCCGTTTTGTTGAGAAGTATAGGGACAAGAAAAACGAAAGATGATTCCATGGGAAGCACAGAACGAGTCGACCTTTGTGTTATCGAATTCTCGACCATTGTCACATTGGACAGACATAATGGGTAGATCAAATTGGGTGCGGGCATAAGCATGAAAGATGAGAAACGTGGTATAGACATCTGATTTTTTACGTAGAGGAAAAGTCCAAAAATAATGAGTgtaatcatcaactatgacaagaTAATATAAGAAACCAGACGTGCTGGGTACAGGAGAGGTCCAAAGATCGCAATGTAGTAACTCAAAAGGTTTGACAGTATATAAAGTAGATGGATAAAAGGGCAATCTAACATGGCGCCCAAGTTGACATGCATGACAAAGAGGCGTAGTGACTTTAGGAGATGGAAtatgttggtgatgatggagacgCTTCATTGTGTGATGACCGGGATGACCCAAACGACGATGCCAGAGGTCCGGAGAGACGGTGGCGATGTGTGCTTCGGCCGATGGAGGTGTGCAAACAGAGTAGAGGGGTCCGGAGCTATTGCATCGAAGTATCTCGGTCCGAGTAGGAAGTGCCTTCACAGAAAAACCCCAAGGATCAAACTCGATGGAAACATAATTGTCAGTAGTGAGTTTGCGGACAGGGAGAAGATTTTTGATAATGTGGGGAACAACAAGGACATGATTTAAGTAGAGAGGGTTGGACAGAGAGGGTATAATGTGAGAACCAATATGAGAAATAGGGAGAGATGCACCGTTACCAACAGTGACTGTATGAGCATTGGAAGGGATAAATGAGGAAAGTATACCAGGATCAGATGCCATATGGGACGATGCGCCGGAGTCCATGAACCACTCCTGGTTACCGGGGAGCTGCATGTTGTTGAGCGCGGTGAGGAGCGCTGGGTCTACATGTTGCTGGAAGTTGTTGTAATGCGCTGGAGGGTTGTAAGGAGCCGCAGGACCATGACCATATGCTGCATACGCTTGTGGGGACGGTGTGGTAGGGCGTGGACCGAGTACCCCAGGAGCTGTAGGGCGCCATGGACGAGGCGACCAAGTGGGCGACGATGCTGGTGGTTGATGATAATGAGGCGACGGCATCTGTTGCTGATGGAGACGCGTCAGCTGTCCAGTCCATGGATTGTACATCCATGGTGTATCGCGACGACCACGCCCGCCACGGCCACGGCCGCGGCCACGGCCGCGGCCACTATTGCTTCCTCCGCGGCCTCCTGGAGAAGGTAGTGGTGCTGGGCCGCGGCGATCAGTGGAGAAGGAGCGCCCATCGTTCGGCGGTGGAGTGCGTTCGCCACCAGCGCCGGGAAGCACACTGTTGCCGCTGGCCCAAAGAGCAGTGGAGGCAGAATTCTTTGCATCGGTCTTTTTCTGGGCTTCCTCAAGAACAAGCGCGGACCGTGTCTGAAGGAAGGATGGAAACGGCACTTGGAACGGAAGGAACGAACGCAGGTGTGAGTACTGTTCGTTGAGGCCGCGAAGCAAGGTCAGCACGAGGGTCTCGTCGGTGACCGGCTGCTcgacatcatcaagtgcatcagagAGAGTCTTAAGCTTGGCACAATAGGCGGAGATCGTCATGTCCCCTTGAGTTGTGTTGCGAAATTCTGCATCGAGAGCCAGAGCACGACTCTTCTTGTTGTCTCGGAATAGGTTGGCGAGGGCGTCCCAAACTTGCTTTGCGGTGGAACCTGGTTTCATGATGACGCCGAAGAGCTCGAGAGAAATCGATCCATAAATCCATGAGAGGACAGTGAAGTCATCGCGACCCCAATCAGAGGTGTGGGAGGTGTCCGTTGGGGTATTCTCTGAGAGAACATGATTGGAGAGACCGTAGCGACCAAGAGCGACGAGGAATAGCTCACGCCACTTGGCGTAGTTGGAGTCGTGGAGATCAAGGGTGATGGGGACGAAGGTCTTGATGGAAGCGGCGTACGTGGAGGCCGCAGGGAGGACGACAGCCTTCCCCCGTTCTTCAGCTTGGCGTTGTAGTTCATCCTCGCGGGTCCGGATGATGGACTCGCGGTTCTTGAGTTCCTCCTCAAGCTTCTTGAGATCATCGGCAGTTGCCATGGTAGGAGGAAGAGCTGGGgtggcggagctagatggcagcggCGACTAGAGGAAGAAGGCGCCGGCTGCTAGGGTATAGATGGGGCGCAGGAACTTGCAGCGACGAGAGTTTAGAGGGAGAGGATCGGACTGCCTGATACCATGTAAATAGAAAAATACCGGGCGGCTTGAGCCTAGCCACGGCGcacctctcatatatatatattacaGGGAAGATTTACAATTACAGGGAGTCCATTGGATGGAAACCTATCTATTCGGAGGTAATACAACTTGTACATCAAGTTGTCTAGAAGCGGTAGCTCTGTTGGTCTCTAACAAGCAGAGCTCAGGTCTGGCGATCAGGACAATCCTTAAGATCACCAGACTGAGGCTCTAGAACCCAACACACTACCACCACTAGCAAGGCTAAACCTGCAATCAAGAGGTTGACGAAGCTGGCTAGCTCGTGCGTGTGTGAGGCAGTGCAAGAACCAACCGGCGACACAAGAATCCTCGCCGGCCGGCCGGCGACGTGGTGGTCGAAGGAGGCGACACGATGATCTTGTCGTGTGTTTGTCCTCTCGGCTTCTGCTTTTCATCGCTCCCATTTGCTGCTGATCTTGTCAAATGTCAGTGCTGTCCCGTAATGATTCTTTTGTTTGAACACTCCTGTAATGATGATTCTGATTTGCGGCAATCGCTCAAGTGGTGGCATTTCAGATGGGACACGATGTCCCGGCAAGGGATTCTTTCAGAGGTATAGTACATATGGTGGCTTGTGCTGCCGCCCACTTGCGATGATGAGTTCGGTGGTTCATTTCGCCCCGGTGAATTTTCATATAGCTGAGCTTAACACTGTATGGTACTAACATGGAGTGGCCCTGTACCTCCCATTTGTACGACACGTTTTCATTAAATCATGCTTGTTAAATGCTGCAGGAGCGTTGAGAGTGTCAGGTGAAGAAACAGTCAAGCAGATCTCATAAATAAATATATAACGATGAGAGAGAAAAAGAATCTAAGAGGTGGTGGTAGGATAGTCGGTCGATAGATGGTAATGTGAGAGGTAGGTACAGTCAAGATATACATAACAATGCACTTGTTTCGGAGAAGATTATACTGCATCAGGTAGTATGATGGTAGGCGGGAATAAGAAATGCAGGAAGCCACATTATTATGGCTCTGAAGATGCATGATAGCTTCGTGGAAGGCCTGGCACCATTTTTTGTAGTACTATAGATCTTGAATTCAGATAACTAAACGGCCAAACCTGCTTGCATCAGCCTCCCTGAGACTGCACACATCATTCAGTTTTCGGTACACTACAAGCCAAGGAAAGAAAGAAAATCGAAGGCCACGCTCGAGGTCTTGCTTGAGAGACACTGCATGTGCTGAATGCTGGCTAGCTGTATGCCTGTGTTCGCACATGCGAGCAGTGCAGTGCAGATCTATGAGACTCTGAAGCACGCTCTCCATAGAATAGTCACCGCCGCGCGTTCCGGCGCAGCCGGCTGATCGGGCCGCCGGCTCCGAGCTAGGAGTAGTTAATTGGCCAGTACTGTTAGACTAGTACGACGTAGGCGGTGACGCGGTGAATACTTTGATTTGAACTTTGAAATGGCGGCCAGGCCACACTGGAATATTAGGGTACCGGTAAGTCAAGAACCACACACGCACACCGTTGTTGCTTGCTTCACGCCAGTCTGAGCCGCCCATTATCTATCTGCGATCCTTCTTGACTAGCGATCGACGATGGATTGATGGGTACAGCCATCTCATCTCATCTCGAGACGTTTACGCAagacaagagaagagaagagaaacgTGCCATCTGGTTAACGAACCGATGCGATTCTTCCACCTTTTTTGGATCGGGATCTGGATCGACAGCAACGGGCATGGTGGTGGAAACTAGGGCGTGCGGTGACGGGACAGCGGACGCGCAAACCGGCTTTGCATTTGGAGTTCAGGCGATTGAGACTGGAGCTCCACTGATTTCCCCCTCTTCTCTACCCGGTGCTTTGCATGCCTTGCAAGACACTGCCAGAGCTCTAGATGGAAGATCTTGAGATGGGCTCTCGTTCCGCACAAGGAGCCCATGGAATAATTGGGCCTGAGCAAGACCCATTCAAGCATTTGAAACGTTCTTTATTTTCAGTAGTTGGTGTGGGTTCTTCAAAAAAAGTAGTTGGTGTGGGTGAGAACATTTTACAAATATACTCTTTAAATATTCATTGAAATAAGAAATTGACTTCGGGAGCAGTTGGATGGAGTCACAGGCCACGTCTGAGTACTTGTACAAAACTTCACACTAGTGTGCATTTTTTTGCGGGATATAGTGTGGCTGTAATACATACAGAATACACCTGAACATTTTTTGTTGTATATATGCATAAGATATGAATTGACTTACAAAAAAATTGGTCAGGAATAATTAGCTATTGTCAATACTATATTGTGGAGGCGGACTCTTCATCGTTGGCAGGTCGTTTCCTTGACAGAGCTGGGGAGATCAGTCTCCAAACTGCAGTGTGCAGAGGACAAATCGTCAGTATTACTACAGCAGTAGTGCTAACTCGGACCATGTCCTCTGCAACCACATGCAAAATAAGTAAATAATTCACAATGAATAGGAGGATTTGCAAATGCGACAGAcagtttctgaaagaaaaaaaaaggatcCCCATTCTTTAgaattactccctctgttcacaaatataagatgttttggatatttcaatatggactacatacgaagtgaaatgagtgaacaaacacactaaaacttgGCTTCTAGTGTACTGAAACTGAATGTGAACAAAGGGGTAGCTGTTTTGTGAAGCGGAAGCAAATGTTTCAGTTAACAGAGCTGCATGGAAACAACAAGAATGGCGACTTACCGTATATGAAAAATGCCAGCCATTCATTCATGATCTTTACCCATGTGCTTGCCCATCCAACATCTATGCTCCCCCTGTTTGAGAAATGGGAGGATGTGAGAGGATGTTACTAGATGTAATGTGGCAATGTAGCAGTACGCCACTGAAGGCAAGAACTGAACTATATTAGAACCCCATCGATGATTAAGCATGTTGTCACTTCAAATTACAAGGATGGGTGCATTTCTCCACAATGCAACTTACTTTCTTGTTATTGGATGGTTAAGCTCCCAGCTTATGAATAGCATTGCAAAATACATAGCCCCCACCGCAAACACAATGTGGAAAATCTCGTAGCTGTAGGGGACATCCTCTTCCAACCGGATCTCATCGCTTCGAAACTGAAAAATATAACATTTTGTTAGTATCGTGGGTAATGTGCACAGCATTGAAGAGATTCATGACAGTGTTAAataacatagtctttcagaaaaaaATCAATTAACATAGATTTGCATGCCTTTTTAGTATTATGTACTAAACTGTAATTCTGATTCTTGGAACAACTGATTAAGGAGGTGCCAACAGCCCTATGCAATTAGCAAAAGAGCTCCACATAGTGGTACTTAATGAAGAAAAATGGCAAAGCCCAGGTTGGTCCCTCCACCTATGGACACGTGGAACAACTGATTGTTTGCATACCAACTGAGAACTTGAATACTATCCAGAAAACTCATAGTTAAAACTTACTTGAAAGGATCTGTTATCGATTCCAGTAGAAAATGTGGCCGACACAATGGAGCAAATTGCAATAATGAAGCTCTAGCAAAGCACAAAGCGATTAATTAGAACATCAAGACTGCATTTACTAGCAAACTAAAAGCGAAGATATGCCCATCCAGAAAAAACAGTGAACATGCTTAACATATATAGCGAGTGCACTCTATCGGAAATATGTTGCGAACCCCACCACCCCTACAATGCTACATGATGCTCTTCACTAAGATATGTGTATGACTAAACCACCGACATAGTTGTGGTAGGCCCTTAATAAAGCTGGACAAATAGGATCCACTCATTAGTTCAGGTGAGGCGCTAGGTGGTCCAATTTTGCAGGCTGGCTATCTTTTTTTTAGTGGAGCAGGCTGGGAATCTTCAATCTTGACACCAAGCAAATGTACAGAGAAATTTCGGTGCCAATTTCAGGGTACTATAACCTCCAAAGAGTGCAACTAGGTCATAGTTTAGAAACTAACAATTTTCACTTACAATTATAGTAGCCCAATTACCATCCTTGCCAATTTTCATCTCAGTGTAGCACTTTCCAGTTCGTGGTTCGCTGCACATTGCAATTGATGAAAATGAGCCGCAAATGCAATGTTaagtaaagcggggcgaaagcctttttcggtaatgcaATGTTAAGTAGAAGGGCAAATGAGGAATATAAATCTAAGGATAAGACAATACCTGTGTAGTGCAGACCAACAGAGGAACACAATATATGAGCCCATTATTCCAGAAGATAGAAGACCCTCATTAACCTTTTTAGcaagaaaaataaattaaaatcaTACACATTATGCAGATTGAAGCAATGCAAGGCAAAAGGTGAGCATGAACAGTTTTGGTTATCGGTTAAACATGGAGGTGCAGCACTGCAGCAATAGGGCACTAGTATTGATTGCAGTTGTAGAACAGTAGCACAAGCATAAAATTGGAATGATCTGTTGTTTTGAACTTAGTAGGTTTCTAGAGTGGTAACGGGAAGCTATGTGATAGGGGAGATATCTGATCATTTGCCCCAAAGTTCAAGTAACTACAACCATTTGTCATTTTCTTTATGGTAACTGAACATATGTTCTTTCTTTCTTGTGCCAACTGAACATTTCCCAAAATCAATCATTTCAACTTATTTCTGCTCCTAACGCCACTTATTTATTTGAAATTTGCCTATCAATTATGTTTCATACTACTTCAATGCTTTATCTCAATCCTCTCTTTTGTCAACATTTGTTTCAATTAAGAAGTTCCCCGGTTGAATACTGTATCACTAACTACTCTATAACTAAGTTGAGGCCTGGAGCTGCAATATTCTCGTACCTTTGAGTGTAGTGACACCGCCATCATTATCTTCACTAGGACTGCCGTCCATATAATAGTGAAGATGTTGAACACACATGATGAGTTTGGAACGTACAGAATATATAGCACAAGGATTCCGGCAAATGAGGCAATGAAGGAGACAGTTGACAAGAACAATCCGAACAGGCCGCTGAAAAGCACACAAAACATCATCCTTGGCATGGCCTAAAATAGTTTTAACATTGCGTTGAAGTAATTGAGACACCAGAACACAGCTAATTAAATGTCCGACTATTCAAATAATTATGTACCATTGATTTGATCCAGCATCTGGCATCCAACGTTTATTGCACCATGATATGAGGTGGAGCATGCTTATAAGCTGCAGAATGAGAAATATCCTGGAGGAATACGAAACATAAATTAACTATAACCTGTAATGCAACGTGAGTTTAGTGGAAATTTCAAAACCATTGCAATATGTAATGGTTGAAACTTCTCAAAACTcagtaatatactccctccgtccttgaaagagtgtacttccaactttgttggagggtcaactatctcaaagtttgaccgagtttgtgcaaaaatatgtcaatgcttgtgaaatcaaataggtatatagcgaaaatatattttatcatgaatctaatgctactaatttgatggcataaatgttggtcTATTATTGTATAATTACAGTCAAACATAAAAAAAAAtgactttccaacaaagttggaagtacactctttcaaggacggagggagtaaacaAGAATCATTAAGATTACCCAGCACCCATTCGAGCAATTTCACCTGCAGAGGATATGGAGTAGATTTCTTCAGCCCACTAATGTTTAGGCTTGTTACTCAGATGCAAAGTTATAATGGAACTAGTGCTACTGAATCAATTAAAATTGGTTTTCATGTCATGTTTTCATTCTTTTTCCGAATAAAGGATCTGTAAGTTGCCGGTTTGGCCTTGACACTTAAATCATAGCCTCTCTTATATATTGCTGAGAGAAAAGGGAGAATTTCCAATGTATCATTGCAGACATACTAATTACTGCACTACCATTGGAAAAAGGTGAAATGGGATCATTATAACATTCTGAGTCTCTGACTAGGGTTAATGGGTTTGAGCATAGTGAAATGACTATACCGAATGTCTCCTATTTTCTCTTATAAAATATCATATTGACGCTTTTACCTGCCCAAAATTTGTAAGCTCACCATTCACCAAACGATCTACATACAGAATTTCAGTCTTCTTAAAAATAATGCAAGCGTCTTTTTAAGTTTTAACCCGTTTTTTGTTTCCACCTTCAGGttagtttgggtatttgttctaaaAAAGGCTACGTACCATTGGAAGTTTGACTATTTCTCTCTTTGTAAGAAATTTACAGTTTCCAAATACAACACCTTTGCAATGGTACATTGAAACGAAATGAACTTATTTTGGGTGAAATGTAGCAGATATGATGATTATCATCTGAAGGAAAGGCAACATTTTTAGTGTATCATTGGTGCACATCTATTAAGGTAACCATGTCATTCACTCTTTGCAGCAACTACAATGTGGCACACCATGCAGTGAGGCAAGAGGTGACTACTGTTTACTGAGTGACAGTTATGGGCCGAAAAGAAACTTACCATAGAGCTGGATGAAGATGTTAGGGATGATAAACGGGGTGACGATTGACACGGCATACACAAGAAACTTGAGAGCCCAGCATCCAGAATGCCACGAATTACGAACTCCCTGGAGCTTGCGTGTTCCAAATGTTGTGGCAAACATCACCCAGAAAAATATCTGCCGCTTGATGTAAGGAAGTGAACGAAAGGAACACAAACGGTTCATTGATGTCATTGCCCATGCGTATCATTTTAGTTTTGACGAGGACTGTGGAAACTGAACTGGAGGACCGTATGCAAAAATGCAGACCGCCTCAAGGAGAGTATGCAGACTGCATCCGGAAATTCAGGTGCAAAACAAAACAATTCCTATCCCCTTGTAGTTTAAACCAAGGATACAAAGCAACCCAGGCTAACCCGGAGCACCCCTCCAGAACGGAAGCATTTCGAGTCCCCTGCTCCACAGACCGGGATATCTGAAGATCACAGCAGACAGCAGAGCAGTACAGAGCAGAGCAAATTCAGAATGTTTCA is a window of Triticum dicoccoides isolate Atlit2015 ecotype Zavitan chromosome 2B, WEW_v2.0, whole genome shotgun sequence DNA encoding:
- the LOC119364839 gene encoding probable serine incorporator, translated to MIKVQAPELYRDSGAFEARKRQSLRARYVYGLIFFATNLLAWFIRDYGAKLLGGLHHIPVCGAGDSKCFRSGGVLRVSLGCFIFFWVMFATTFGTRKLQGVRNSWHSGCWALKFLVYAVSIVTPFIIPNIFIQLYGEIARMGAGIFLILQLISMLHLISWCNKRWMPDAGSNQCGLFGLFLSTVSFIASFAGILVLYILYVPNSSCVFNIFTIIWTAVLVKIMMAVSLHSKVNEGLLSSGIMGSYIVFLCWSALHSEPRTGKCYTEMKIGKDGNWATIISFIIAICSIVSATFSTGIDNRSFQFRSDEIRLEEDVPYSYEIFHIVFAVGAMYFAMLFISWELNHPITRKGSIDVGWASTWVKIMNEWLAFFIYVWRLISPALSRKRPANDEESASTI